The Bacteroidota bacterium genome window below encodes:
- a CDS encoding winged helix-turn-helix transcriptional regulator yields MNLVISKLESLNFKEYEAKILLELIKAGVLSASELAEKTKVKRSTVYDALKKFTAKGYCNEIETNSITQFQIIPPDIIGNKIEKELIKAHKESISAITDVTNELLKVYKSTESDESKLVNVELIRGHNKYRWLKFIELFKLAKSEVLFMVRLEHAVSDDLDDNAKSFLKRGGVIKSVYEIGEQYRIQKEGVSSKGNLSQVLDNIEKFESYGEQAKVSELQLSNITVIDREIVYMNILDKDIPRHNNSDIIIKNKDSAKNFIDLFNFYWDNSHTISEYKKLKHK; encoded by the coding sequence ATGAATTTAGTAATATCAAAATTAGAAAGTTTAAACTTCAAAGAATACGAAGCAAAGATATTGCTTGAGCTAATCAAAGCAGGTGTTCTTTCTGCATCGGAGCTTGCGGAAAAAACCAAAGTGAAGCGCAGCACTGTGTATGATGCATTGAAAAAATTTACTGCTAAAGGATATTGCAACGAAATTGAAACAAATTCTATTACTCAGTTTCAGATTATTCCGCCTGATATAATCGGAAATAAAATTGAAAAGGAACTTATAAAAGCCCATAAGGAATCTATCAGCGCAATCACAGATGTAACCAATGAATTACTGAAAGTTTATAAAAGCACTGAGTCAGATGAAAGTAAATTAGTTAATGTTGAGTTAATAAGAGGGCATAATAAATACAGATGGCTGAAGTTTATTGAACTATTTAAACTTGCAAAGTCCGAAGTTCTTTTTATGGTAAGACTTGAACATGCCGTATCGGATGATTTAGATGATAATGCAAAGAGCTTTCTGAAAAGAGGCGGTGTGATAAAATCAGTATATGAAATTGGCGAGCAGTACAGGATTCAAAAAGAGGGTGTTTCATCCAAAGGAAATCTTAGTCAGGTATTAGATAACATTGAAAAATTTGAAAGCTATGGTGAGCAGGCAAAAGTTTCCGAGCTTCAGTTATCTAACATAACTGTAATAGACAGGGAAATTGTTTACATGAATATTTTGGATAAAGATATTCCGCGTCATAACAATTCTGATATAATCATAAAGAACAAAGATAGTGCAAAAAATTTTATAGACCTTTTTAATTTTTATTGGGATAATTCTCATACAATTTCAGAGTACAAAAAGTTAAAACATAAATGA
- the msrB gene encoding peptide-methionine (R)-S-oxide reductase MsrB, translated as MKLIKIFSITILSLIVLYGCSVKSSVKVSNNTASKNISDSTEYKGEKLRKSNEEWKAQMTPDQYEVMREKGTERAYTGKYWDNHEKGIYKCSACGLELFTSDTKFDSGTGWPSFWQPINETNVLWIKDNTHGMERDEVVCARCGSHLGHVFDDGPAPTGLRYCMNSICLDFVKEK; from the coding sequence ATGAAGTTAATAAAAATATTTTCAATAACAATTTTATCTTTAATTGTTCTATACGGATGCTCAGTAAAATCTTCCGTAAAAGTTTCCAATAATACTGCATCTAAAAATATTTCCGACAGCACGGAATACAAAGGCGAGAAGCTTAGAAAATCCAATGAAGAATGGAAGGCACAGATGACTCCTGACCAGTACGAAGTAATGCGGGAAAAAGGAACTGAACGCGCATACACTGGCAAGTACTGGGATAACCACGAGAAAGGAATTTACAAATGTTCTGCCTGCGGACTTGAGCTCTTCACCTCTGATACAAAATTTGATTCAGGAACAGGATGGCCGAGCTTCTGGCAGCCAATTAACGAAACAAACGTTCTATGGATAAAAGATAATACTCACGGAATGGAAAGAGATGAAGTAGTCTGCGCAAGATGCGGCAGCCACTTAGGTCACGTATTCGATGACGGTCCCGCCCCGACAGGATTGAGGTATTGTATGAATTCGATTTGTTTGGACTTTGTGAAAGAGAAATAA
- a CDS encoding nuclear transport factor 2 family protein — MENLKDWLKGLHTTIDAMDPEGFASYIKEDGAFRFGNMEPVIGRKAIEDAVRYFWTTIKGSQHKIVNAWQNDDYITWQGEVLYTRLDEKQVTVKFVNIFRMEGDKIAEYLIYIDNTPVYA, encoded by the coding sequence ATGGAAAATTTAAAAGACTGGCTGAAAGGCCTGCATACTACTATTGATGCAATGGACCCGGAGGGTTTTGCAAGTTACATTAAAGAAGACGGCGCTTTCCGCTTTGGAAATATGGAACCTGTTATCGGAAGAAAAGCTATCGAAGATGCCGTAAGATATTTCTGGACAACTATCAAAGGCTCGCAGCATAAAATTGTTAACGCATGGCAGAATGATGATTATATAACATGGCAGGGAGAAGTATTATATACCAGATTAGATGAAAAACAGGTTACTGTAAAATTTGTAAACATTTTCCGAATGGAAGGCGATAAGATTGCCGAGTACTTAATATATATAGATAACACTCCGGTCTACGCGTAG
- a CDS encoding helix-turn-helix domain-containing protein → MHNMQVKMLFVKLKAEGMPMYKIAKAIGVHRTTLTLWHKELAEFILIARQDHVDELLYENNNTRLSRIEFISRHINTLYEMLDNPWQLKKTGMKYDEVLTIITKYTKLLHMEYNEKPLQRLIKNADREKMNNENSEIKEAPVWITDMEAFREVQPEENNPEEIEIDYEEPDELDIYEKMEGARDISEEDPEIQKIFKRTRTRTLVGEKREAYLKEAEEYYKSIKGEEKGKRE, encoded by the coding sequence ATGCATAACATGCAGGTGAAAATGTTATTTGTAAAACTGAAAGCAGAAGGTATGCCGATGTACAAAATTGCTAAAGCAATAGGGGTGCACAGAACTACTTTAACTCTGTGGCATAAAGAGCTTGCCGAGTTTATTCTGATAGCACGGCAGGATCATGTAGATGAACTGCTTTATGAAAATAATAATACAAGGCTCAGCCGTATAGAGTTTATTTCCCGCCATATAAACACTCTATATGAAATGCTGGACAACCCCTGGCAGTTAAAAAAAACAGGGATGAAATATGATGAAGTACTGACTATAATTACAAAATATACAAAGCTGCTGCATATGGAGTATAATGAGAAACCGCTTCAGCGGCTTATAAAAAATGCTGACAGAGAAAAAATGAATAACGAAAATTCTGAGATAAAAGAGGCGCCGGTATGGATTACGGATATGGAGGCATTCAGGGAAGTGCAGCCAGAAGAGAATAATCCCGAAGAAATCGAGATAGATTATGAAGAACCTGATGAATTAGATATCTACGAAAAGATGGAAGGAGCGCGGGATATATCAGAGGAAGACCCTGAGATTCAGAAAATATTTAAAAGAACACGAACAAGAACTTTGGTTGGCGAAAAAAGGGAAGCATATCTGAAAGAGGCTGAGGAATATTACAAATCGATAAAAGGGGAAGAAAAAGGTAAACGGGAATAG